In Saccharolobus solfataricus, a genomic segment contains:
- a CDS encoding Zn-ribbon domain-containing OB-fold protein produces MVTPLKEEELSKHYIISYKPNAKYAYTAGQAQSKYLLGLKEGKIYGRKCNKCGRIHVPPKMYCEECFRPTDEWVEVKDEGIVMTAVASFISWTRAKLEEPEIVGVIRLLPSNDRDFVYPGIFHRICASYEQVKSMEIIGKRVKAVWRPKEERKGSIEDIQCFKVI; encoded by the coding sequence ATGGTAACTCCTCTTAAAGAAGAAGAATTAAGTAAACATTACATAATATCATATAAGCCAAATGCTAAGTACGCATACACTGCGGGACAAGCTCAAAGCAAATATCTACTTGGACTTAAGGAAGGGAAAATTTATGGAAGAAAATGTAATAAATGCGGTAGAATCCACGTACCACCAAAAATGTATTGTGAGGAATGCTTTAGACCTACTGACGAGTGGGTTGAGGTAAAAGATGAAGGGATTGTAATGACTGCAGTTGCCAGCTTCATAAGTTGGACTAGGGCTAAACTGGAAGAGCCAGAGATAGTAGGGGTAATAAGACTATTACCTTCTAATGATAGAGATTTCGTATACCCAGGAATATTCCATAGAATATGTGCAAGTTATGAACAAGTGAAGAGTATGGAAATCATAGGGAAGAGAGTTAAGGCAGTATGGAGGCCAAAGGAGGAAAGGAAAGGAAGTATTGAAGATATTCAATGCTTTAAGGTGATCTAA
- a CDS encoding Zn-ribbon domain-containing OB-fold protein, whose product MSWEKSGKEGSLLRWYDVMEAERYEYTVGPAGEQFFNGLKQNKIIGSKCSKCGRIFVPARSYCEHCFVKIENYVEINKDEAYVDSYTIIYNDDEGNKLAQPVYIALIRFPNIEGGLLCYAEGNVKVGAKAKILSFQWPLRVKVD is encoded by the coding sequence ATGTCTTGGGAAAAGAGTGGAAAAGAAGGAAGCCTATTGAGATGGTATGACGTAATGGAAGCTGAGAGATACGAGTATACAGTAGGTCCAGCGGGTGAACAATTCTTTAACGGATTGAAACAAAATAAGATTATAGGAAGTAAGTGTAGTAAGTGTGGAAGAATATTCGTCCCCGCTAGATCCTATTGTGAACACTGTTTTGTCAAGATAGAGAATTACGTGGAAATAAATAAGGATGAAGCTTACGTGGATTCGTATACAATAATTTACAATGATGATGAAGGTAACAAATTAGCACAGCCAGTGTATATTGCCCTAATTAGATTTCCTAATATTGAAGGAGGATTACTATGTTACGCTGAAGGAAATGTTAAAGTAGGAGCAAAAGCTAAGATTTTGAGCTTCCAGTGGCCTTTACGAGTCAAGGTTGACTAA
- the iorA gene encoding indolepyruvate ferredoxin oxidoreductase subunit alpha → MIELSTTKRLILGNEAIAFGALSAGVSVAAGYPGTPSTEIIETLMKFGKIYAEWSTNEKVAFETAYGAAINGAFALTTMKHVGLNVAADPLISSSYTGVEGALVIVSADDPSMWSSQNEQDNRYYGLHALIPVVEPYDPQSAHDLTIEAFKLSNKVKHPVIFRSTTRIGHIRGPVELKPPSRPVMGKVIKNPKRYVLVPENARRDRVEQLKRWERIEEEVEGLNELIDNDSENLIIASGISFGYVIDAIKELEIKANILRLTTPVPIPKRLILKAVSNSKRVLIVEEGEPIVEYQVKDLLYDQGVRVELHGKDLVSRVGEMTLDKVYYAFSKFFGLDIVTDYLEVPQDIPPRPPALCPGCPHRSSFIDLKKAITMASFKPNETFISGDIGCYTLGLLPPFDAQDSSTDMGSSIGIANGVYRATGNIPIAVIGDSTFFHSGISALANAVYNQTPMLVLVLDNRSTAMTGQQPSPSKEIDIGEVAKGLGVKYVRYVDPFDVNSSIRELSNALKWVKDNKQPAVVIAKRACALLVMDNVEESNLPKAIVDLEKCTGCSICYDYFTCPAIIPRNDKKAEIDNYTCIGCGACVPICPFKAISLKGDKPEKWDELWLG, encoded by the coding sequence GTGATTGAACTTTCTACGACCAAAAGGCTAATCTTGGGAAATGAGGCAATAGCTTTTGGTGCGTTAAGTGCTGGAGTATCAGTAGCTGCAGGGTATCCAGGCACACCATCTACTGAAATAATAGAAACATTAATGAAATTTGGAAAAATATATGCTGAATGGAGTACTAATGAGAAAGTGGCATTTGAAACAGCCTATGGGGCAGCTATCAATGGAGCTTTTGCCCTAACCACAATGAAGCATGTAGGGTTAAACGTAGCTGCCGACCCATTAATAAGCTCATCATATACTGGAGTTGAAGGAGCGTTAGTTATAGTTTCTGCTGACGATCCTTCCATGTGGTCGTCGCAAAACGAGCAAGACAACAGATACTACGGTTTACATGCGTTAATCCCGGTTGTAGAGCCGTATGATCCGCAATCCGCTCACGACTTAACCATAGAGGCCTTTAAGTTAAGTAACAAAGTTAAACACCCAGTAATTTTCAGATCTACTACTAGAATAGGTCACATTAGAGGACCAGTAGAACTTAAACCTCCATCTCGACCAGTCATGGGCAAAGTTATTAAAAACCCTAAACGTTATGTTTTAGTACCAGAAAACGCTAGAAGGGATAGAGTTGAACAGTTAAAGAGATGGGAGAGAATTGAAGAGGAGGTAGAGGGTTTAAACGAGCTAATTGATAACGATAGTGAAAATCTAATAATTGCCTCGGGTATTTCATTCGGTTATGTAATCGATGCCATAAAAGAGTTAGAAATTAAGGCAAATATATTGAGATTAACCACTCCCGTCCCTATACCTAAAAGGTTAATTCTTAAGGCTGTGAGTAACTCTAAGAGGGTTTTAATAGTCGAGGAGGGTGAGCCCATAGTAGAATATCAGGTAAAGGATCTCCTATATGATCAAGGAGTAAGAGTAGAACTACATGGAAAGGATTTGGTAAGTAGAGTTGGAGAGATGACATTAGACAAGGTATATTATGCCTTTAGCAAATTCTTTGGATTGGACATAGTGACGGATTACTTAGAAGTTCCCCAAGATATACCACCAAGACCTCCAGCTCTGTGTCCAGGGTGTCCACATAGAAGTTCGTTCATAGATTTAAAGAAGGCGATTACAATGGCTTCCTTCAAGCCTAATGAAACCTTCATTTCTGGCGATATTGGGTGTTATACATTAGGATTATTGCCACCCTTTGACGCTCAAGACTCCTCTACAGATATGGGATCTAGTATAGGAATTGCCAACGGTGTTTATAGGGCTACTGGGAACATACCGATAGCAGTTATTGGAGATTCCACATTCTTTCACAGCGGTATTTCAGCCCTTGCAAATGCCGTATATAATCAAACTCCAATGCTTGTTCTCGTCTTAGATAATAGGTCGACTGCGATGACGGGACAACAGCCAAGCCCATCAAAGGAAATCGATATAGGAGAGGTTGCTAAGGGTTTAGGAGTAAAATATGTAAGGTATGTTGATCCTTTTGATGTTAACTCCTCAATAAGAGAGTTATCCAATGCGTTAAAGTGGGTTAAAGATAATAAGCAACCAGCAGTTGTTATAGCTAAAAGAGCTTGCGCGTTACTAGTCATGGATAACGTTGAGGAGAGCAATTTACCAAAGGCCATAGTCGATCTAGAGAAATGTACTGGTTGTAGCATATGCTATGACTACTTTACGTGTCCAGCAATTATTCCTAGAAATGATAAGAAAGCTGAAATAGATAATTACACTTGTATAGGCTGTGGAGCTTGTGTACCAATTTGCCCATTTAAGGCAATATCCTTAAAGGGTGACAAGCCAGAAAAATGGGATGAATTATGGCTTGGGTAA
- a CDS encoding indolepyruvate oxidoreductase subunit beta, which yields MAWVNILIAGVGGQGIITAGKIIAEAGNYSNTKVLIAETHGLAQRGGGVNVHVRIGDVNSPLIPLGKADYLVGLEAIEVLRNLNYASRKHTTIVVNNYVVRPVLPKVKLLTLQEIFDKLKGCKVYVIDANQIAIKAGNIKAANAAMLGFLYSLGAFEGLINEESFIKALKYESNIKAFKIAQAIKINGIDINGI from the coding sequence ATGGCTTGGGTAAATATTTTAATAGCTGGTGTTGGAGGCCAAGGTATAATAACTGCTGGTAAGATAATAGCTGAGGCTGGAAATTATTCAAATACTAAGGTCTTAATAGCTGAAACTCATGGCTTAGCCCAGAGAGGTGGAGGGGTTAACGTTCATGTGAGAATAGGTGACGTTAACTCTCCATTAATACCGTTAGGAAAGGCTGATTACCTAGTTGGTTTAGAGGCTATCGAGGTTTTAAGAAATTTAAATTATGCTTCTAGAAAGCATACTACAATCGTTGTAAATAACTATGTTGTGAGGCCCGTCTTACCTAAAGTTAAGTTACTTACTTTGCAGGAGATTTTCGATAAACTAAAAGGTTGTAAAGTCTATGTAATTGATGCTAATCAAATAGCCATAAAGGCTGGGAATATTAAGGCAGCAAATGCTGCAATGCTAGGGTTTTTATACTCACTGGGGGCATTTGAAGGTTTGATAAACGAGGAATCTTTCATTAAAGCATTGAAGTACGAGAGTAATATAAAAGCGTTTAAAATTGCCCAAGCTATAAAAATTAATGGGATAGATATTAATGGTATTTAA
- a CDS encoding AMP-binding protein, translating into MVFNPDKEWIENSNVYKFMIKRNLNRLEDFVRYTYENPEFWDQFVKLIGVEFKEPYAKVLDLSRGKQWPQWFIGGKLNIGDQLRDSSDVFIKWMDEDLNTRTVTYSQILNESKSIASWLKKIGLKKGDRVAIYMPMIPEIVSVMLGAIRVGTIIVPLFSGFGPEPIRVRVEDSEAKVIFTVDKSIRRGKEVDMLKNLEGLNDNITKVVLNRGGTKGDFYEYKDVIKTAGDYVEDTSTEDPMMIIYTSGTTGKPKGCVHTHDGFPIKASADIYFQFDLKNGETLMWVTDMGWMMGPWMVFGSLLLNAKMGMIEGYTSGEVLQKFVEDMKVDVLGVSASLVRALRSQGEVKLNVRLTGNTGEPIDSESWYWLFNASGKNPIINYSGGTEISGGILGNYVIKKIKPSSFNGPSPGINASVFNEEGKDAPPNVEGELVVLSVWPGMTRGFWRNPERYIETYWSVWKDVWVHGDLAYRDEEGYFYIVGRSDDTIKVAGKRVGPAEIESVLNSFPNVVESACIGIPDPMKGEKIVCFVVSKVSGIENQLIEYTEDKLGKAFAPSEIKIVKELPKTRNAKIMRRLIRAIYLNKPLGDISSLENPSALEEIKKAIS; encoded by the coding sequence ATGGTATTTAATCCAGATAAGGAATGGATAGAGAACAGTAACGTATATAAGTTCATGATTAAAAGGAACCTTAATAGATTAGAAGACTTCGTAAGGTATACATATGAGAATCCTGAATTTTGGGACCAGTTTGTAAAGCTTATTGGAGTGGAATTTAAAGAACCTTATGCCAAGGTTTTGGATCTGAGCAGAGGAAAACAATGGCCACAATGGTTCATAGGAGGGAAGTTAAACATTGGAGATCAATTACGTGATAGTTCTGATGTGTTCATTAAGTGGATGGATGAAGACCTCAACACCAGAACTGTAACTTATTCTCAAATACTAAATGAGAGCAAGTCTATTGCAAGTTGGTTAAAGAAGATAGGTTTGAAGAAGGGAGATAGGGTCGCTATTTACATGCCAATGATCCCGGAAATAGTATCAGTAATGCTGGGAGCAATAAGGGTAGGGACGATAATCGTACCCTTATTTTCCGGATTTGGTCCAGAGCCCATAAGGGTTAGAGTGGAGGATAGTGAGGCGAAAGTAATCTTCACAGTTGATAAGAGCATTAGAAGAGGAAAAGAAGTCGACATGTTAAAAAATCTAGAAGGACTAAACGATAATATAACTAAAGTAGTATTGAATAGAGGAGGCACTAAGGGTGATTTTTATGAGTATAAGGATGTCATAAAAACTGCTGGAGATTATGTAGAAGATACCAGTACTGAAGACCCAATGATGATAATTTACACTTCTGGAACTACTGGAAAACCCAAAGGATGCGTTCATACTCACGATGGGTTTCCAATAAAAGCTTCAGCTGACATTTACTTCCAATTCGATTTGAAAAATGGAGAGACGTTAATGTGGGTTACTGACATGGGGTGGATGATGGGACCCTGGATGGTATTTGGATCACTCTTACTAAACGCTAAAATGGGAATGATTGAAGGATATACAAGTGGGGAAGTCCTACAGAAATTCGTTGAAGATATGAAAGTTGATGTTTTAGGGGTCTCAGCTAGTCTAGTTAGGGCACTGAGAAGTCAAGGCGAAGTTAAGCTAAACGTTAGGTTAACTGGAAACACTGGAGAACCAATTGATTCGGAAAGCTGGTATTGGTTATTCAACGCCAGTGGAAAGAACCCCATAATAAACTACTCTGGAGGTACTGAAATCTCTGGAGGTATTTTGGGGAATTACGTTATAAAGAAGATAAAGCCATCTTCATTTAATGGACCTTCTCCGGGAATTAACGCCTCAGTATTTAATGAGGAAGGAAAAGACGCCCCACCAAATGTTGAAGGAGAGTTAGTCGTATTAAGTGTTTGGCCAGGTATGACTAGAGGATTTTGGAGAAACCCGGAAAGGTATATAGAGACCTACTGGTCAGTGTGGAAAGATGTATGGGTTCATGGAGATTTGGCTTATAGAGACGAAGAAGGGTATTTTTACATCGTAGGTAGGAGTGATGATACGATAAAGGTTGCTGGGAAGAGAGTAGGTCCGGCTGAAATCGAAAGCGTATTAAATTCATTCCCAAACGTAGTGGAATCAGCATGTATAGGAATACCTGATCCGATGAAGGGGGAGAAAATAGTCTGTTTTGTAGTCTCTAAGGTTAGTGGGATTGAAAATCAATTAATAGAATACACAGAGGATAAACTGGGTAAGGCATTTGCACCATCTGAAATAAAGATTGTTAAGGAGCTACCTAAGACTAGAAATGCTAAAATAATGAGGAGATTGATAAGAGCCATATATTTAAATAAACCCTTAGGAGATATATCCTCACTGGAAAATCCGTCAGCTTTGGAGGAAATTAAGAAGGCCATCAGTTAG
- a CDS encoding peroxiredoxin, translating into MVKVGDKAPLFEGIADNGEKISLSDYIGKHNIVLYFYPKDDTPGCTREACAFRDNWDLLKDYDVVVIGVSSDDINSHKRFKEKYKLPFILVSDPDKKIRELYGAKGFILPARITFVIDKKGIIRHIYNSQMNPANHVNEALKALKQIKEEEIS; encoded by the coding sequence ATGGTAAAAGTGGGGGATAAGGCACCTTTATTCGAGGGGATAGCAGATAATGGTGAGAAGATTTCCCTTTCCGATTATATAGGGAAACATAATATAGTCCTTTACTTCTACCCTAAAGATGATACACCAGGGTGTACAAGGGAAGCTTGTGCATTTAGAGACAATTGGGATCTCCTTAAGGATTATGATGTTGTAGTTATAGGAGTTAGTTCAGATGATATAAACTCTCACAAAAGGTTCAAGGAAAAATATAAACTCCCGTTTATCCTAGTTAGTGATCCGGATAAGAAAATAAGAGAACTTTATGGGGCAAAAGGCTTCATATTACCAGCAAGGATAACGTTTGTTATTGATAAGAAGGGAATAATAAGGCATATATACAATTCGCAGATGAATCCAGCTAATCACGTTAATGAGGCTCTTAAGGCATTAAAACAAATTAAAGAGGAAGAGATCAGCTAA
- a CDS encoding MBL fold metallo-hydrolase, which translates to MIFRQIISKSGGCATYVFGCTQAGELFVVDPKYEMVDEIIELARDLGDMKIAYIIDTHTHADHLSGAKKLASLTNANVYYHELSQVKFKVERVKNGEEIKAGNVKIKVLHTPGHTPDSISVLIYDRRRDESWNEPWAILTGDTLFVGGLGRIDIGGENAEENLYYSLAKLKELPDYVEIYPAHTAGSVCGIGISGKPSSTIGFEKRFNSLFRINNKDEFVNRIREVKMPKPKEFDDYIRKNLEGVI; encoded by the coding sequence ATGATATTCAGGCAGATTATAAGCAAAAGTGGCGGTTGCGCTACTTACGTTTTCGGTTGCACTCAAGCTGGAGAGTTGTTTGTAGTGGATCCTAAGTATGAAATGGTAGATGAAATTATTGAGCTTGCCCGAGATTTAGGGGATATGAAAATAGCTTATATAATAGATACACACACTCATGCTGATCACCTATCTGGTGCTAAGAAATTGGCGTCTTTAACTAATGCTAACGTTTACTATCATGAGTTATCGCAGGTCAAATTCAAGGTGGAAAGGGTTAAGAATGGAGAGGAAATAAAGGCTGGAAATGTTAAAATAAAGGTACTTCATACTCCCGGACATACTCCAGATAGTATTTCAGTTCTAATATATGATAGAAGAAGAGACGAAAGTTGGAATGAACCGTGGGCTATATTAACTGGGGACACATTATTTGTGGGTGGTCTGGGAAGAATTGATATAGGCGGGGAAAACGCAGAGGAGAATTTATACTACAGTCTAGCTAAACTAAAAGAATTGCCTGACTATGTTGAAATTTATCCAGCACATACTGCTGGTTCAGTATGTGGTATTGGTATAAGCGGAAAACCTAGTTCTACAATAGGTTTTGAAAAGAGATTCAATAGTTTATTTAGAATAAACAATAAAGATGAATTCGTAAATAGAATTAGAGAAGTTAAAATGCCTAAGCCTAAGGAATTTGATGATTACATAAGGAAGAATTTAGAAGGTGTGATTTAA
- a CDS encoding TrmB family transcriptional regulator, with protein sequence MNSELEINLRKLGFSVYEAKVYLTLLNLCNSTMKELSENAEIPYQKVYEVVKSLEDKGLVRVIEGRPKKVKLIDPSISLKVYRDKIVSELDYAIGNVISYWSEKGKGEADRSLHIKGKTIVMRMIRELVDKSNKIKVVWDILPEWLIKILKKYKGNLTVITSSNNLSLNAEVKYVKNIKSKFIIFDDSVLVTFNDQDEIVVDSCRGCVLQAEEHFDLLTYKSE encoded by the coding sequence ATGAATAGTGAATTAGAAATCAATTTGAGAAAGTTAGGGTTTTCAGTGTATGAGGCCAAAGTTTATCTAACGTTATTGAACCTTTGCAACTCCACGATGAAGGAGCTTTCAGAAAATGCTGAAATACCTTATCAAAAAGTTTATGAAGTGGTGAAGTCGTTAGAGGATAAGGGTTTAGTGAGGGTAATTGAAGGAAGACCAAAAAAGGTCAAACTAATAGATCCGTCGATATCTTTAAAGGTATATAGGGATAAAATTGTTAGTGAATTAGACTATGCGATAGGTAATGTTATTTCTTATTGGAGTGAAAAGGGAAAAGGAGAAGCTGACCGTAGTTTGCACATTAAGGGTAAAACGATTGTCATGAGAATGATAAGGGAATTGGTGGATAAAAGTAACAAGATTAAGGTGGTCTGGGATATCCTGCCTGAGTGGTTGATTAAGATTCTTAAAAAGTATAAGGGTAATTTAACTGTGATAACTTCTTCCAATAATTTAAGCTTGAATGCTGAGGTTAAATATGTTAAGAATATCAAATCGAAATTTATAATATTTGACGATTCAGTATTGGTTACTTTCAATGATCAAGATGAGATTGTTGTGGACTCTTGTAGAGGATGTGTACTTCAAGCAGAAGAGCACTTTGATCTATTAACTTATAAGAGTGAATAA
- a CDS encoding MFS transporter, with amino-acid sequence MNRQFILFTILVFFTGLYLGTLRIIIPVFEKQINISIMLSLLLPLVSFGFVKGAFNFIAGKLSDDLGRKRVLVIGWLVALISVPLFLSINIYTVIIISILLAINQALTWTTTVTSQIDISGKLRAGFATGINEMSGYLGVSFGSLFASYLFKLSSIFIGIICLIALISSFNVIETKTLIPNATLSKKENNHINYFSITKISIAGLLEKFVDSAFFILIPTFLLLQHYTLFLIGITVSSYTFTWSLSQPLFGYLADTYNKRRLILVIGFLLMFVGFIKYSELPILFSIIEGIGMGMIYPNLIAFVNDKINESVRGKALGYYRLYRDSGYGVAGLLLPLLYSFYGYEYTLLIVGILQVVALLLVVRS; translated from the coding sequence ATGAATAGACAGTTTATTTTGTTTACAATATTAGTCTTTTTTACAGGATTATATCTAGGAACTCTAAGAATAATTATTCCGGTATTTGAGAAACAAATAAACATCTCAATAATGTTAAGCCTATTATTACCCTTGGTATCCTTTGGGTTTGTAAAAGGCGCATTTAACTTCATTGCGGGAAAGCTCTCTGATGACTTGGGAAGAAAGAGAGTACTCGTAATAGGCTGGTTAGTGGCGTTGATTTCAGTCCCTTTATTTCTCTCAATTAACATATATACAGTCATCATTATTTCGATTCTGCTTGCAATAAATCAAGCTTTGACGTGGACTACTACCGTCACTTCACAAATAGACATTAGCGGTAAATTAAGAGCAGGCTTCGCTACTGGAATAAATGAAATGTCGGGATATTTGGGAGTCTCTTTTGGAAGTCTCTTCGCTAGTTATTTATTTAAGCTAAGTAGTATTTTCATCGGAATAATTTGCTTGATAGCATTAATTTCTTCCTTTAACGTAATTGAGACTAAAACATTAATACCAAATGCCACTTTATCGAAAAAGGAAAATAATCATATAAATTACTTTTCCATTACTAAAATAAGCATTGCAGGACTCCTAGAGAAGTTTGTAGATTCAGCATTCTTTATCTTGATACCCACATTTCTATTATTACAACATTATACGTTATTTTTGATAGGAATAACTGTATCTAGCTATACGTTTACTTGGTCACTTTCGCAACCACTATTCGGGTACTTGGCAGATACTTACAACAAAAGAAGACTAATACTTGTAATAGGTTTTTTATTAATGTTTGTTGGCTTTATAAAATATTCTGAACTTCCGATTTTATTTTCAATAATAGAAGGTATTGGTATGGGCATGATCTATCCTAATTTAATAGCTTTTGTTAACGATAAGATTAACGAGAGTGTAAGAGGAAAAGCATTAGGCTATTACAGGTTATATAGGGATAGTGGATATGGTGTGGCTGGCTTACTACTACCATTACTTTACTCGTTTTATGGATACGAATATACTTTATTGATAGTAGGAATATTGCAAGTTGTAGCTCTCTTACTAGTAGTAAGATCTTAA